From Deinococcus sp. Marseille-Q6407, one genomic window encodes:
- a CDS encoding M20/M25/M40 family metallo-hydrolase, giving the protein MPLQFLQTIAQTPAPTFEEETRAELMVQLWRELGYAPERDGAGNVLVRIAPGSGRPSQRGPLLLASHLDTVFSPQTDVTVRAQPGRWYGPGLGDNSSSLAVLTALLRDLDPATLSAPLWVAANVGEEGLGDLRGAKYLLAQHAHELGAFVAVDGYLGSAVTQAVGVRRYQAQFSGPGGHSWGEAVPSAVHALGAAIEALYALPRPAHPRTTLNVGVVSGGSTVNSIAAAASLLLDLRSLGARELDELEQQAVAALHHTAQQVGVALQLERVSDRPGGSLNVAELLPMAQQAARAVGVELRTAASSTDANAAAPYGLPALSLGVYRGGHAHRDDEWVDPSSHAQGLAFLQGFIANYQN; this is encoded by the coding sequence ATGCCGCTTCAGTTTCTTCAGACCATTGCCCAGACGCCCGCTCCCACCTTTGAGGAGGAGACCCGGGCCGAGCTGATGGTCCAGCTGTGGCGTGAGCTGGGATACGCACCTGAGCGCGACGGTGCCGGCAACGTGCTGGTGCGGATTGCGCCGGGCAGCGGGCGACCCAGCCAGCGGGGGCCGCTGCTGCTGGCCTCGCATTTGGACACGGTCTTCAGCCCCCAGACCGACGTGACAGTGCGGGCGCAGCCGGGCCGCTGGTACGGTCCCGGCCTGGGCGACAACTCGTCCAGCCTGGCGGTGCTGACCGCACTGCTGCGCGACCTGGACCCCGCCACGCTGAGCGCCCCACTGTGGGTGGCCGCCAATGTGGGCGAAGAAGGTCTGGGCGACCTACGCGGCGCCAAGTACCTGCTGGCCCAGCACGCCCACGAGCTGGGTGCCTTCGTGGCGGTAGACGGCTACCTGGGCTCGGCGGTGACGCAGGCGGTGGGGGTGCGGCGTTATCAGGCGCAGTTCAGCGGGCCCGGCGGCCACTCCTGGGGCGAGGCGGTGCCCAGCGCGGTGCATGCCCTGGGCGCGGCGATCGAGGCGCTTTATGCGCTGCCCCGGCCGGCGCACCCCCGCACCACCCTGAACGTGGGGGTCGTGTCGGGCGGCAGCACCGTCAATTCCATCGCGGCGGCGGCATCGCTGCTGCTGGACCTGCGTTCACTGGGTGCCCGCGAGCTGGACGAGCTGGAGCAGCAGGCGGTGGCGGCCCTGCACCACACGGCGCAGCAGGTGGGCGTGGCCCTGCAGCTGGAACGGGTAAGCGACCGGCCAGGCGGCTCACTGAACGTGGCCGAACTGTTGCCGATGGCTCAGCAGGCCGCCCGCGCCGTGGGGGTCGAACTGCGCACGGCCGCCAGTTCCACCGACGCCAACGCCGCTGCGCCCTATGGCCTGCCGGCGCTGTCTCTCGGGGTCTACCGAGGCGGCCACGCCCACCGCGACGACGAATGGGTGGACCCCAGCAGCCACGCACAGGGCCTGGCTTTCCTGCAGGGTTTTATCGCCAACTACCAGAACTGA